A single window of bacterium DNA harbors:
- a CDS encoding glycosyltransferase, whose amino-acid sequence MRIALVHDWLTGMRGGEKVLSGLMELFPGADIFTLVYRPEKFGDLFEGRRVITSALQRLPFGKTRYPYYLPFYWELMGGFDLSSYDLIVSSSSACAKWVRNPKNVLHVCYCHTPMRYIWDLFDDYFGPSTSPWVRWPAKFVRPYLQRCDLKSNEGVTHFLANSTEVQGRIKRLYGRESQVFHPPVEVGRFQGPKEQGEYYLVLSALVPYKRVDLAVRVCTERKLPLVVVGRGPEERRLKSLAGPTVTFKGQASDEEVASYYRRAKALLFPGKEDFGIVPVESLAAGCPVIAFGEGGVMDTLKDGETGVLFREQTLAALGEALERFEGMSFDPEALRERAKPFSRERFLFKIQVYFRRLYGIPAIPDNKV is encoded by the coding sequence TTGCGCATCGCCTTGGTCCACGATTGGTTGACGGGCATGCGGGGCGGGGAGAAGGTCCTGTCCGGCCTGATGGAGCTTTTCCCCGGCGCCGATATCTTCACCCTCGTTTACCGCCCTGAGAAATTCGGGGACCTTTTTGAGGGCCGCCGGGTCATCACCTCGGCCCTCCAACGTTTGCCCTTCGGGAAGACCCGCTATCCCTACTACCTGCCCTTCTATTGGGAATTGATGGGCGGCTTCGACCTTTCCTCCTACGACCTGATCGTTTCCTCCAGTTCGGCCTGCGCCAAATGGGTGCGCAACCCCAAGAACGTGCTCCACGTTTGCTATTGCCATACCCCCATGCGCTACATCTGGGACCTGTTCGACGATTATTTCGGGCCTTCGACCTCTCCCTGGGTGCGCTGGCCGGCCAAGTTCGTCCGTCCCTACCTCCAACGTTGCGACCTGAAATCCAACGAAGGGGTGACGCACTTTTTGGCCAATTCCACCGAGGTTCAAGGGCGGATCAAGCGCCTTTACGGGCGGGAATCCCAGGTCTTCCATCCGCCGGTGGAGGTGGGCCGGTTCCAAGGGCCCAAAGAACAGGGGGAATATTATTTGGTCCTTTCCGCCCTGGTGCCCTACAAAAGGGTCGACCTGGCGGTCCGGGTTTGTACCGAAAGGAAGCTTCCCTTGGTCGTCGTGGGTCGGGGTCCCGAAGAGCGGCGTTTAAAGTCCTTGGCGGGTCCTACGGTGACCTTCAAGGGCCAAGCCTCGGACGAGGAAGTGGCTTCTTATTATCGAAGGGCGAAGGCCCTTCTTTTTCCCGGCAAGGAAGATTTTGGGATCGTACCTGTTGAATCCTTGGCCGCGGGATGCCCGGTCATTGCCTTTGGGGAAGGGGGCGTCATGGATACCCTGAAGGACGGGGAGACGGGTGTTCTTTTCCGGGAACAGACCCTGGCGGCCCTGGGCGAAGCTTTAGAGCGTTTCGAGGGGATGTCCTTCGATCCGGAGGCCTTGCGCGAAAGGGCCAAGCCTTTTTCCAGGGAGAGGTTCCTTTTCAAGATCCAGGTCTATTTCCGGCGCCTTTACGGCATCCCCGCCATTCCCGATAACAAGGTCTGA